A stretch of the Rhodopirellula islandica genome encodes the following:
- a CDS encoding DUF6797 domain-containing protein, translating into MNRIIIFGMLLLFSIGSPAGAQDDRAVLQALMFESPEKLAADAVSGGDAARGAVVFFTPTMSCANCHSVNDSAEKAQADVGPNLASPNPDLSNSRIVDAILHPSRSIAKGFETVQVLTVDGKVLTGVLVAQSDQSVQLRDPSTGKTVEVSADDIEDVATSELSVMPEGVAGQIGSRQAFLDLVRYLIEIRDGGAARASELQPEVMPMAEPLPEYESHIDHAGILASLDQQAMKRGEAIYNRTCVNCHGTVDAPGSLPTSLRFASGKFKNGFDPHSMYQTITKGFGLMLPQRNLVPQQKYDVIHYIRHAYLKDRNPTQFARVNEEYLASLPKGDTRGPEPSLIESWREMDYGPNLMATVEIGDDAKNFAYKGHAIRLDQGRGGITRGEHRVVYEHDTMRVAAAWLGDEFIDYNGINFNGVHRRHPRIVGEVVFENANGPGWANPDNDSFDEVREPGRDGRFYGPLPSDWIDYQGTYVNGMETILHYRVGGIDVHERPTLEQLGEKAIFQRSLSVDANEHRLTMRVADREEGEVLLDADHTKAVWSSSEDGSEALVFAVTGDVSQLEWQFADGQIRLALMPNANARDFTVHAVRCENKTDAEQIIGELIEGIDPAARSAKEWAASTSENTKRWPEIVTTKITTADDGGPFAVDTIQYPVNNPWFCRMRLTGVDFLDDGESAVLSDWDGNVWKVTGLHQPEVTWQRIASGLFQPLGIKIRDGEIFVTCRDQLCRLHDFNGDGETDYYESFNHDHYVTDHFHEFAMGLQCDDDGNFYYAKSACHALPAIVPHHGTLLKVSADGSSTEILANGFRAANGVCRNDDGTFFVTDQEGHWNPKNRINWVRPGRFYGNMLGYHDVTDPSDSAMEPPMCWITNSFDRSPAELLWVTSDKWGPLKGSLLNMSYGYGKLYVAPHEIIGDQRQGGMCELPLPQFPTGIMRGRFHPGDGDLYVTGMYSWAGTQQADGGFYRVRYTGKPIHVPVSLNCRGTTVRIGLSDEVDPESVSPESFSISRWNIKRSKNYGSEHFDTQTIEIASARWDPEQREIVLELPELKPTWCMEIQMDLRGVDGEPIHRVIHNTIHELN; encoded by the coding sequence GTGAATCGAATCATCATTTTCGGAATGCTGCTGTTGTTCAGCATTGGATCCCCTGCGGGGGCACAGGACGACCGAGCGGTATTGCAGGCCTTGATGTTCGAGTCGCCTGAGAAGCTCGCCGCGGACGCTGTGTCAGGCGGGGACGCCGCACGTGGCGCGGTGGTGTTCTTCACCCCCACGATGTCGTGCGCCAATTGTCATTCCGTCAATGATTCGGCGGAGAAGGCACAAGCCGACGTGGGGCCAAATCTCGCCTCGCCAAATCCAGACCTGTCGAATTCCAGAATCGTCGATGCGATTCTTCATCCGTCAAGGAGCATCGCAAAGGGTTTTGAGACGGTCCAAGTTCTGACCGTCGATGGAAAAGTGCTGACCGGTGTTCTCGTGGCTCAGTCCGATCAGTCGGTCCAATTGCGCGATCCATCGACAGGCAAAACGGTCGAAGTCAGCGCGGATGACATCGAAGACGTCGCAACGAGCGAATTGTCAGTCATGCCCGAAGGTGTCGCGGGACAAATCGGCAGCCGTCAAGCGTTTTTGGATTTGGTGCGGTACCTGATCGAAATTCGCGATGGTGGTGCGGCGCGGGCCAGCGAGTTGCAGCCGGAGGTCATGCCAATGGCCGAGCCATTGCCGGAATACGAATCGCACATCGACCATGCCGGCATTCTCGCTTCGCTGGATCAACAAGCGATGAAGCGTGGCGAAGCGATCTACAACCGGACCTGCGTGAATTGTCATGGCACGGTTGATGCCCCAGGTTCATTGCCGACGTCGTTGCGATTTGCGTCGGGGAAATTCAAGAATGGATTCGACCCTCACAGCATGTACCAAACCATCACCAAAGGGTTTGGTTTGATGCTGCCGCAGCGAAACTTGGTGCCGCAGCAGAAGTACGACGTGATTCACTACATCCGTCATGCGTACCTGAAGGATCGCAACCCAACTCAGTTTGCTCGGGTGAACGAAGAGTACCTGGCGAGTCTGCCCAAGGGCGACACACGCGGTCCAGAGCCATCGCTGATCGAGTCGTGGCGGGAAATGGACTACGGCCCCAACTTGATGGCGACGGTTGAGATCGGCGACGACGCGAAAAATTTTGCCTACAAAGGGCACGCCATTCGTCTCGACCAAGGTCGGGGCGGGATCACGCGAGGAGAACATCGCGTCGTTTATGAGCACGACACGATGCGAGTGGCCGCTGCTTGGTTGGGCGATGAGTTCATTGATTACAACGGGATCAACTTCAACGGTGTCCATCGGAGACACCCGCGCATCGTCGGCGAGGTGGTGTTTGAAAACGCAAACGGTCCTGGGTGGGCGAACCCTGACAACGATTCCTTCGACGAGGTCCGCGAACCGGGACGAGACGGTCGCTTCTATGGCCCGTTGCCGAGCGACTGGATCGACTACCAAGGAACCTACGTCAATGGGATGGAGACGATCTTGCACTACCGCGTTGGTGGAATCGACGTTCATGAGCGGCCGACGCTGGAGCAACTGGGTGAGAAAGCCATTTTTCAACGCTCGCTTTCCGTGGATGCCAATGAGCATCGGTTGACGATGCGGGTGGCTGATCGTGAAGAGGGCGAAGTGTTGCTGGACGCGGACCACACAAAGGCCGTTTGGTCGAGCTCCGAGGATGGTTCTGAGGCGTTGGTATTCGCCGTCACGGGGGATGTCAGCCAACTGGAGTGGCAATTCGCCGACGGTCAAATTCGACTGGCATTGATGCCAAACGCGAATGCAAGAGACTTCACGGTTCATGCCGTTCGGTGCGAGAACAAAACAGACGCAGAACAAATCATTGGCGAACTCATCGAAGGAATCGATCCCGCCGCTCGCTCGGCAAAGGAATGGGCGGCGTCCACCAGCGAGAATACGAAACGCTGGCCCGAAATCGTCACCACGAAGATCACAACCGCGGACGATGGCGGACCTTTCGCGGTCGATACGATTCAGTACCCGGTGAACAATCCATGGTTCTGCCGGATGCGATTGACCGGTGTCGATTTCTTGGACGATGGTGAATCCGCCGTGCTGAGTGACTGGGACGGGAACGTCTGGAAGGTCACCGGATTGCATCAACCGGAGGTGACCTGGCAACGGATCGCATCAGGGTTGTTTCAACCGCTCGGGATCAAAATTCGCGACGGCGAGATCTTCGTGACCTGTCGCGACCAGCTTTGCCGCCTGCATGATTTCAACGGCGACGGTGAAACGGACTACTACGAGAGTTTCAACCACGATCATTACGTCACCGACCACTTCCATGAATTCGCGATGGGATTGCAATGCGATGACGATGGGAACTTTTACTATGCCAAGTCGGCTTGCCACGCGTTGCCCGCGATTGTTCCGCATCATGGGACGTTGCTGAAGGTTTCTGCGGACGGATCGTCGACCGAGATTCTCGCGAATGGTTTTCGTGCCGCCAACGGCGTTTGCCGCAACGACGATGGCACCTTTTTCGTCACGGACCAAGAGGGACATTGGAACCCGAAGAACCGAATCAACTGGGTTCGTCCGGGCCGGTTCTATGGCAACATGCTGGGGTATCACGACGTGACCGATCCAAGCGACTCCGCGATGGAGCCGCCGATGTGTTGGATCACCAATTCGTTCGACCGTTCGCCGGCGGAGTTGCTGTGGGTGACCAGTGACAAGTGGGGGCCGCTGAAAGGTTCTCTGCTGAACATGTCCTACGGCTACGGCAAACTGTATGTTGCCCCGCATGAAATCATTGGCGATCAGAGGCAGGGTGGGATGTGTGAATTGCCACTACCGCAATTCCCCACCGGGATCATGCGTGGACGATTCCATCCCGGAGATGGTGACTTGTACGTGACCGGCATGTACTCGTGGGCGGGAACCCAGCAAGCCGATGGTGGTTTTTACCGGGTTCGCTACACCGGTAAACCGATCCACGTGCCGGTGAGTCTGAACTGTCGCGGGACGACAGTGCGAATCGGTTTGAGCGACGAGGTTGATCCTGAGTCGGTCTCGCCTGAAAGTTTTTCGATCAGTCGTTGGAACATCAAGCGATCGAAGAACTACGGTTCCGAGCACTTTGATACGCAAACCATCGAGATCGCCTCGGCCCGCTGGGATCCTGAGCAACGCGAGATCGTGCTGGAGCTTCCCGAGTTGAAGCCGACGTGGTGCATGGAGATTCAGATGGATTTGCGAGGTGTGGACGGAGAGCCGATTCATCGCGTGATCCACAACACGATCCACGAACTGAATTGA
- a CDS encoding DUF5658 family protein, with amino-acid sequence MTFFRLLYAIVFIACFSSNVFAQPGRRGPVTPIPFEADQGFLLIDGVYLDPPYLIDISADEQSVVINGTPYSTHYFDLSHLSQQRPGEGRGAGIGRGPGGRRGNGGGPRLNRNPAENESPTGKNQSVRHFVRSLQTLELGAIHVLDQGQQPWELWPEQSGHELLEGLIANSNGETQQAEIPDQTVSLGFTERWENLVTHFEPSGNFLDRAEGVVAEVNQLEAQSAAVHAANQWMAWLNYPMTMLALVLVVFAVGHLMAEASQLFSSSAEPTDTPSASKRFVISLVIIGLMSGIDLVWTLIAHQSGTMRELNPVGGRLIEDPYTLVAFKILVTSISISLLFYLRLQPLARKATWWCCLVLTLLTARWLTFQSLFA; translated from the coding sequence ATGACCTTTTTTCGCCTCCTCTACGCAATCGTCTTCATCGCCTGCTTCTCGTCCAATGTGTTTGCGCAACCTGGAAGGAGAGGCCCAGTTACCCCCATTCCGTTTGAAGCCGATCAAGGCTTCTTGTTGATCGATGGTGTGTATCTGGATCCGCCGTACCTGATCGACATCTCCGCCGATGAACAATCCGTCGTGATCAATGGGACCCCGTACAGCACCCATTACTTTGATCTCTCACATTTGAGTCAGCAGCGTCCCGGAGAGGGTCGTGGGGCAGGAATCGGGCGCGGACCTGGAGGACGCCGAGGAAACGGTGGCGGGCCAAGACTGAACAGAAACCCCGCCGAAAACGAATCTCCCACCGGAAAAAACCAATCCGTTCGTCATTTCGTCCGAAGCCTGCAAACACTGGAACTGGGAGCCATTCATGTCCTCGACCAAGGACAGCAACCTTGGGAGCTTTGGCCAGAACAGAGCGGTCACGAATTGCTCGAAGGCTTGATTGCCAACTCGAACGGCGAAACCCAACAAGCTGAAATCCCCGACCAAACGGTCAGTTTAGGTTTCACCGAACGATGGGAAAATCTGGTCACCCACTTTGAACCCAGCGGGAATTTTTTGGATCGAGCCGAAGGCGTCGTTGCGGAAGTCAACCAACTGGAAGCCCAAAGCGCCGCGGTCCATGCGGCCAACCAATGGATGGCATGGCTCAACTACCCGATGACCATGTTGGCATTGGTCCTCGTCGTCTTTGCCGTGGGACATCTGATGGCAGAAGCATCCCAGCTCTTCTCCTCATCCGCAGAACCAACCGACACACCATCCGCCAGCAAGAGATTCGTCATCTCGCTGGTGATCATCGGTCTGATGTCCGGCATTGATCTCGTCTGGACTTTGATCGCCCATCAATCCGGGACGATGCGAGAGCTGAACCCAGTCGGCGGCCGACTGATCGAAGACCCGTACACTCTGGTGGCGTTCAAAATCTTGGTCACAAGCATCTCCATTTCTCTGCTGTTCTACCTCCGACTGCAGCCGCTGGCCCGCAAAGCAACCTGGTGGTGCTGCTTAGTGCTCACGCTCTTGACCGCACGTTGGTTGACCTTTCAGTCGTTGTTCGCATAG
- a CDS encoding PSD1 and planctomycete cytochrome C domain-containing protein, whose protein sequence is MREFCFDCHGAVEELEGGLDLRLVHRMVSGGDSGEAVVPGDPEASLLLQLVREGEMPPGEAHVSDEKIAVLEAWIGAGAKTLREEPKHLDPGIPITEEERNYWAYQPIADVPVPTDVRDQRIRSPIDALIAAEMPAGLTFSDEADRSTLVQRVYNDLLGLPPTIEQIEPWLQSADPLWFENLVEQLLRSPHYGERWGRHWLDAAGYADSDGYTVADSNRQWAWRYRDYVTNAFNDDKPFDEFIHEQIAGDELAGPKQGDWTPRQVELLTATGFLRMAADGTGSGDNSPEARNKVIADTLQIVCSTLLGSSVHCAQCHDHRYDPISHADYFALRAVFEPVLDWQAWKPPAGRLVSLATEQDRAAAAKMESEVSRVAAERASQQAVFIQEVFEQELLKFEEPLRSQLRAAYETSKDKRDAEQNKLLANHPSINITAGVLYQYRPEAAAKLKEYDAKIADLRAQKPVEQFVQAFVEPADHVPVSHLFHRGDFNQPKQVIEPAALTVASTEGEQVKFPVNDPELPTTGRRLAFAKWLTDESNPLTARAIVNRMWMHHFGSGIVATPGEFGLLGDKPTHPELLDWLASDFVEHGWSLKRLHRQILTSMTWRQSSRRHSQGETMDAENRFYWRKSLQRVDAEILRDSMLAVSGSLDLTLHGPPVEVAEDETGQVRVDVNQPRRSVYARVRRSQPVGMLQTFDAPVMGVNCDARSVTTVAPQSLMMLNGAFVLEQAALVADRAIERAAETALIGDPVLASWAPELPPLAWRYGSGRVDEEAGMVQDFVDLPHFTGTSWQGGPTVPDAVFGWSILNAGGGHPGDPAHPAIRRWTAPAAGQLHIAGTLQHGSANGDGVRSRIFSSSGWKGDWQSKNRKVETPVAAFAVQSGETIDFVTDCIANETSDSFTWSLELTFTPIDATSVIHDSVAGFQGPESDLQLLPAQINAAWEIVLSRPASEAELEMSLRFASDQLVLMSHDLQGTPPGRSRGEQVLVNLCQMLLNSNEFLYIE, encoded by the coding sequence TTGCGCGAGTTTTGCTTCGATTGCCATGGCGCGGTCGAAGAGCTCGAAGGCGGACTGGACTTGCGGTTGGTGCACCGGATGGTTTCCGGTGGCGATTCGGGAGAAGCGGTGGTCCCGGGAGATCCTGAGGCTAGTTTGTTGTTGCAGCTCGTCCGTGAGGGCGAGATGCCGCCTGGCGAAGCACATGTCTCGGACGAAAAGATTGCTGTTCTAGAGGCTTGGATTGGGGCGGGTGCGAAGACACTGCGTGAGGAACCCAAGCATCTGGATCCCGGGATTCCAATCACCGAAGAAGAGCGGAATTACTGGGCCTATCAACCGATCGCGGACGTGCCCGTTCCGACCGACGTTCGCGACCAACGCATCCGTTCGCCGATCGATGCGTTGATCGCCGCCGAGATGCCTGCTGGTTTGACCTTCTCTGACGAAGCTGATCGATCCACGTTGGTGCAGCGTGTTTACAACGACTTGCTTGGTCTGCCACCGACGATCGAGCAAATCGAACCTTGGCTTCAGAGTGCAGACCCGCTGTGGTTTGAAAACTTGGTGGAGCAGTTGTTGCGGTCACCTCACTATGGCGAGCGTTGGGGCCGGCATTGGCTGGATGCGGCAGGGTACGCCGATAGCGACGGCTACACCGTGGCCGACAGCAACCGGCAGTGGGCATGGCGCTACCGTGATTACGTCACCAACGCCTTCAACGACGACAAACCTTTCGACGAGTTCATTCATGAACAGATTGCGGGCGACGAACTGGCTGGCCCCAAGCAGGGCGATTGGACGCCGCGTCAGGTGGAACTGCTGACCGCCACCGGGTTCTTACGAATGGCAGCCGACGGAACGGGCAGCGGCGACAACAGTCCTGAAGCTCGCAACAAAGTCATCGCGGACACGTTGCAGATCGTCTGCTCGACGTTGCTGGGGTCGAGCGTTCACTGCGCCCAGTGTCACGATCACCGCTACGATCCGATTTCACACGCGGATTACTTTGCGTTGCGAGCCGTCTTCGAGCCCGTGTTGGATTGGCAGGCGTGGAAGCCGCCCGCAGGAAGGTTGGTTTCGCTGGCCACCGAACAAGATCGCGCGGCGGCAGCCAAAATGGAAAGCGAAGTCAGTCGCGTCGCTGCTGAGCGTGCCAGCCAGCAAGCCGTGTTCATTCAAGAGGTGTTCGAGCAAGAACTGCTGAAGTTCGAGGAACCACTTCGTTCCCAGTTGAGGGCAGCTTATGAAACGTCCAAGGACAAACGCGATGCAGAGCAGAACAAGCTGCTGGCCAATCATCCGAGCATCAACATCACGGCGGGGGTTCTGTATCAGTACCGTCCGGAAGCCGCTGCCAAATTGAAGGAGTACGATGCGAAGATCGCTGACTTGCGAGCTCAAAAGCCTGTCGAACAGTTCGTTCAGGCGTTTGTCGAACCTGCGGACCATGTCCCCGTCAGCCATTTGTTTCATCGCGGTGATTTCAACCAGCCCAAACAGGTGATTGAACCGGCTGCCTTGACCGTTGCTTCCACCGAAGGGGAACAGGTGAAGTTTCCAGTCAATGATCCCGAGCTGCCGACGACGGGGCGGCGGTTGGCGTTCGCAAAATGGTTGACGGATGAAAGCAACCCGTTGACCGCGCGAGCCATCGTGAATCGGATGTGGATGCACCACTTCGGGAGTGGGATTGTCGCGACACCGGGCGAATTTGGGCTCTTGGGCGACAAGCCCACTCACCCTGAGTTGCTCGATTGGTTGGCCAGTGATTTCGTCGAGCACGGTTGGAGCTTGAAGCGTTTGCACCGTCAGATCTTGACCTCGATGACATGGCGTCAGAGTTCGCGGCGTCATTCGCAGGGCGAGACGATGGATGCGGAGAATCGTTTCTATTGGCGAAAGTCACTGCAGCGTGTCGACGCCGAAATCCTGCGAGATTCAATGCTGGCGGTTTCTGGCAGTCTGGATCTGACCCTTCATGGACCGCCGGTGGAGGTTGCGGAAGATGAAACCGGCCAAGTTCGCGTCGACGTGAACCAACCGCGACGCAGCGTTTACGCGCGAGTCCGACGGAGCCAACCGGTTGGCATGCTGCAAACGTTTGATGCACCAGTGATGGGCGTCAACTGCGACGCGCGTTCCGTGACGACTGTTGCGCCCCAGTCGTTGATGATGCTGAACGGGGCCTTTGTGCTCGAGCAGGCGGCCCTTGTCGCGGACCGGGCGATCGAGCGAGCTGCCGAAACAGCCTTGATCGGTGATCCAGTTCTCGCATCGTGGGCGCCAGAATTGCCGCCACTCGCTTGGCGTTACGGATCCGGCCGAGTGGACGAGGAGGCCGGCATGGTCCAGGACTTTGTTGACTTGCCTCATTTCACGGGAACGTCGTGGCAGGGCGGTCCAACGGTTCCGGACGCTGTATTTGGATGGTCCATTCTGAACGCGGGTGGTGGGCACCCTGGCGACCCCGCCCATCCAGCGATCCGCCGCTGGACAGCGCCTGCCGCCGGGCAGCTTCACATCGCGGGAACACTGCAGCATGGCAGTGCCAATGGAGACGGTGTGCGTTCGCGAATCTTTTCTTCGAGTGGTTGGAAGGGGGACTGGCAGAGTAAGAATCGAAAGGTCGAAACCCCGGTGGCTGCGTTTGCGGTTCAGTCGGGAGAAACGATCGATTTTGTCACCGACTGCATCGCCAATGAAACATCTGATTCGTTCACTTGGTCGCTGGAATTGACGTTCACGCCGATCGATGCGACGTCTGTCATTCATGACTCGGTGGCTGGTTTCCAGGGACCTGAATCGGACCTCCAGTTGTTGCCGGCCCAAATCAATGCCGCATGGGAGATCGTTTTGTCGCGACCTGCCAGCGAAGCGGAACTGGAAATGTCGCTGCGTTTTGCCAGCGATCAATTGGTCCTGATGTCCCATGATCTCCAAGGCACGCCGCCGGGGCGATCACGAGGCGAGCAAGTCCTGGTCAATCTCTGCCAGATGCTGCTCAATTCCAACGAATTTCTTTACATCGAATGA
- a CDS encoding DUF1501 domain-containing protein has protein sequence MDSPSVPGTRRQLLQQTGMGVGALALQWMLHQESASAKPPVLKAVPPSDLLPRKPHFEPRAKAMISLFQHGGPSHMDLTDPKPELTKYDGTDYTGDIQFSFVNEASKKLLGSPFQFQKHGQCGMELSELLPHTAGIVDDLCLIRSMHTGANGHEVSIRYFHGGIPAVLGRPTLGSWLTYALGSESQDLPAFMVLADPGGPPVDGASNWSNGFMPSMFQGTVLRPKEPRIFNLQPPPHLAGKFQRQNLDFLQELNQTHLQSHPGESDLEARIASYELAARMQTAATDALDISQETAATHTMYGLDRPETREYGTRCLLARRLVERGVRFVQLFHNNQPWDNHSSIKTGLTSICQKTDQPTAALVADLRQRGMLDSTLVHWGGEIGRLPVTQEHGSPEKAGRDHNGQGFSIWLAGGGVRGGMTYGKTDDFGHHVVENKVTPNDFQATVMHLFGLNHEEVVYPHGNQEQIITAHRPTQVVHDVIV, from the coding sequence ATGGATTCCCCTTCTGTCCCCGGTACCCGCCGCCAACTCCTGCAACAAACCGGGATGGGCGTGGGGGCGTTGGCGTTGCAATGGATGCTGCATCAAGAGTCCGCGTCGGCGAAGCCCCCGGTCCTCAAAGCGGTGCCGCCCAGCGATCTGTTGCCACGCAAGCCGCACTTTGAGCCGCGTGCCAAGGCAATGATTTCGTTGTTCCAACATGGCGGTCCCTCGCACATGGACTTGACCGATCCGAAGCCGGAACTGACGAAATACGACGGGACCGATTACACGGGCGACATTCAGTTTTCGTTCGTCAATGAAGCGAGCAAGAAACTGCTTGGCAGCCCCTTTCAATTTCAAAAGCACGGCCAGTGTGGAATGGAGTTGTCCGAGTTGTTGCCACACACGGCGGGCATCGTCGATGACCTTTGCCTGATTCGCAGCATGCATACCGGAGCGAACGGCCACGAGGTTTCGATCCGATACTTTCATGGCGGGATCCCAGCGGTGCTGGGGCGGCCAACGCTGGGTTCATGGTTGACGTACGCGTTGGGCAGCGAGTCACAGGACTTGCCCGCGTTCATGGTCTTGGCGGATCCCGGCGGGCCACCGGTCGATGGCGCAAGCAACTGGAGCAACGGGTTCATGCCCTCCATGTTTCAGGGAACCGTGCTGCGGCCCAAGGAACCGCGGATTTTCAACCTGCAACCACCACCCCATCTCGCTGGAAAGTTCCAGCGACAGAACCTGGACTTCTTGCAAGAGCTGAACCAAACGCATTTGCAGTCTCACCCAGGCGAATCGGATCTGGAAGCTCGCATCGCCAGCTATGAACTGGCGGCCCGCATGCAAACCGCGGCCACAGATGCCTTGGACATTTCGCAAGAAACCGCCGCGACGCACACCATGTACGGCCTGGACCGGCCAGAGACTCGCGAATATGGCACACGTTGTTTGTTGGCTCGACGGTTGGTCGAACGCGGTGTTCGGTTTGTGCAACTGTTCCACAACAATCAACCCTGGGACAATCACAGCAGCATCAAAACGGGTTTGACGTCCATCTGTCAAAAGACGGACCAACCCACGGCGGCCCTGGTCGCTGATCTTCGCCAGCGAGGCATGTTGGATTCAACCTTGGTTCATTGGGGCGGGGAGATCGGTCGGCTGCCGGTGACACAAGAGCATGGCTCGCCCGAGAAAGCGGGACGCGATCACAATGGTCAGGGATTCAGCATTTGGCTGGCCGGGGGCGGCGTTCGCGGCGGGATGACCTACGGCAAGACCGATGACTTTGGGCATCATGTCGTTGAAAACAAAGTCACGCCCAACGACTTCCAAGCCACCGTGATGCATCTGTTCGGTTTGAACCACGAGGAGGTCGTCTACCCCCACGGCAACCAAGAACAAATCATCACGGCACATCGCCCCACGCAAGTCGTGCATGACGTGATCGTATAG
- the ygiD gene encoding 4,5-DOPA-extradiol-dioxygenase: MAMASGMETIGTSLRAMAETLPEDGHVMPAFFIGHGSPMNALEDNEFTRGWKAEMADVPKPTAILCVSAHWLTHGTWVTAMDRPKTIHDFGGFPPELSAAQYAAPGDPELAGLVRETVQGASIGLDQGWGFDHGTWSVLKPVFPKADIPVVQVSIDIAKPGEWHYQLGKQLNRLRRRGVLIIGSGNIVHNLRWMDAQRIDQGFDWAMEMNEITNGLILNRDHAKLCDYQSLSKSAARAIPTPDHYYPLLYTLALQGPQEDAKIFNDKAFLGSITMTSVRVG; encoded by the coding sequence ATGGCAATGGCAAGTGGAATGGAAACGATCGGAACGTCGCTGCGAGCAATGGCAGAGACGTTGCCCGAAGACGGCCACGTGATGCCCGCGTTCTTCATCGGCCACGGAAGCCCGATGAATGCGTTGGAAGACAACGAGTTCACGCGCGGCTGGAAAGCGGAGATGGCCGATGTGCCCAAGCCAACTGCGATCCTCTGCGTTTCCGCTCACTGGCTCACCCATGGCACTTGGGTCACCGCGATGGATCGCCCAAAAACGATTCACGATTTCGGTGGCTTCCCTCCGGAACTCTCAGCCGCACAGTACGCAGCCCCGGGTGATCCCGAGTTGGCGGGACTGGTTCGTGAGACGGTCCAGGGAGCCTCCATCGGTTTGGACCAAGGTTGGGGATTCGACCACGGCACTTGGTCTGTGCTGAAACCCGTCTTTCCGAAGGCGGACATTCCCGTGGTGCAAGTCAGCATCGACATCGCGAAACCCGGCGAGTGGCACTATCAATTAGGCAAACAACTCAACCGTCTTCGCCGCCGTGGTGTGCTGATCATCGGCAGCGGCAACATCGTCCACAACTTGAGGTGGATGGACGCTCAAAGAATCGATCAAGGATTCGATTGGGCGATGGAAATGAACGAGATCACCAACGGCCTGATTCTCAATCGCGATCATGCGAAACTGTGTGACTACCAATCGCTGAGCAAGTCTGCGGCGCGAGCGATCCCGACCCCGGACCACTACTACCCACTGCTTTACACGCTGGCTTTGCAGGGGCCCCAAGAAGATGCCAAGATCTTCAATGACAAGGCGTTTCTAGGATCCATCACAATGACCTCTGTGCGGGTCGGATGA